From a single Alloactinosynnema sp. L-07 genomic region:
- a CDS encoding AAA family ATPase — translation MTASEVEKPVTIAVLGTHSTGKSTFLARLAHDLRRRHIVVGTVADLGEAAQRIGLPILFNHTWLSTLWIMSRGISEEMEAWLHSDVVLIDRPVPDALGYYRAALEYRREKPDPVQVAKLEALALGHSDRYDLMFRTTLDPTIPLGDNKVRDNDAEFRVLADSHVGDVLRDLDLPHELLSVDGHDAALEKAIDFVTTRLAA, via the coding sequence GTGACCGCATCCGAGGTCGAGAAGCCGGTCACGATCGCGGTGCTCGGCACCCACTCCACCGGCAAGTCCACCTTCCTCGCCCGCCTCGCCCACGACCTGCGCCGCAGGCACATCGTCGTCGGCACCGTCGCCGACCTCGGCGAGGCAGCACAACGCATCGGGCTGCCTATCCTGTTCAACCACACCTGGCTGTCCACCCTGTGGATCATGTCCCGCGGCATCAGCGAGGAGATGGAAGCCTGGCTGCACTCCGACGTCGTGCTCATCGACCGCCCCGTCCCCGATGCCCTCGGCTACTACCGGGCCGCTCTGGAGTACCGGCGGGAGAAGCCCGACCCGGTCCAGGTCGCCAAGCTCGAAGCCCTCGCCCTGGGCCACAGCGACCGCTACGACCTGATGTTCCGCACCACTCTGGACCCGACGATTCCGTTGGGTGACAACAAGGTCCGCGACAACGATGCCGAGTTCCGGGTCCTGGCCGACAGTCACGTCGGCGACGTCCTGCGCGACCTGGACCTGCCGCACGAGCTGCTCTCCGTCGACGGCCACGACGCGGCCCTGGAGAAGGCGATCGACTTCGTGACCACCCGGCTCGCCGCGTAG
- a CDS encoding 3'-5' exonuclease, protein MSADTLTPELPAALHGRRLVVVDVEGNGQHPPEIIELAALPIDDQNGGAEADMRTWMVRPPKPITAMVTRKVHGIRDADVADCPAWPEVAGEIAALLDGRILLAHNASVEHRVIGAHLPEWRPPMVLDTLKLAKYVWLDLPGYGLDKLVAHAGIDPAGFAESGHHRAAYDTWCAWQLLLRLIDDGELDWTGLVKVAALPGFAPVEEPDGGLW, encoded by the coding sequence ATGAGCGCCGACACCCTGACCCCCGAACTGCCCGCGGCCCTGCACGGCAGGCGTCTGGTCGTGGTGGACGTGGAGGGCAACGGCCAGCACCCGCCGGAGATCATCGAACTCGCCGCCCTGCCCATCGACGACCAGAACGGCGGCGCCGAGGCGGACATGCGGACCTGGATGGTCCGGCCGCCGAAGCCGATCACCGCGATGGTCACCCGCAAGGTCCACGGCATCCGCGACGCCGACGTCGCCGACTGCCCCGCCTGGCCCGAGGTCGCGGGCGAGATCGCCGCGCTGCTGGACGGCCGGATCCTGTTGGCGCACAACGCCTCCGTCGAACACCGGGTGATCGGCGCGCACCTGCCCGAGTGGCGCCCGCCGATGGTGCTCGACACCCTCAAGCTCGCCAAGTACGTGTGGCTGGACCTGCCCGGCTACGGCCTGGACAAGCTCGTCGCCCACGCCGGGATCGACCCGGCCGGGTTCGCCGAGTCCGGCCACCACCGCGCCGCCTACGACACCTGGTGCGCCTGGCAGCTGCTGCTGCGCCTGATCGACGACGGCGAACTGGACTGGACGGGCTTGGTCAAGGTCGCCGCCCTGCCCGGGTTCGCCCCGGTTGAGGAACCGGATGGTGGGCTGTGGTGA
- a CDS encoding radical SAM protein: MTTKADELAATLSSLGPPRRPLPLLTLEQRDKVRPELLDVIEYRKSGLSVNWIIGCPLDCGYCVRHLFDNFDMKIPRRLMSEAQAADLLVGHQYFVPHVTPIQMLNRATDPMLATVKPHTFAMLRELDEQGLTNHVLVITRWHIEPEDCAVLNSFTNIKLTILVTHSGIDDDRIEPVDSTIAAASLRTAYDHAENYRVVLYWRPIVPGLNDTDEHIARAIELSHHAHATVFTGLFFKDQIRDYYQAHGLPEPYEDGARRKFFPQDLEKRILAHAAKFPARSPLFRKTSCGVAYAHRVADYNGHYGIRELCDICPSRQLQRCADAWTRPDERRVADMAARLGGTLVEVNDRAVVVAGLDEQPRYLMQHGLGYQVHDIAKPHHRQQHGRADTGWPTAIATEDPR; this comes from the coding sequence GTGACCACCAAGGCGGACGAACTGGCCGCGACACTGTCGTCGCTCGGCCCGCCCCGGCGGCCCTTGCCGCTGCTCACACTGGAGCAGCGGGACAAGGTCCGGCCGGAGTTGCTGGATGTGATCGAGTACCGCAAGTCCGGGCTGAGCGTGAACTGGATCATCGGTTGCCCGCTGGACTGCGGCTACTGCGTGCGGCACCTGTTCGACAACTTCGACATGAAGATCCCACGCCGGCTGATGAGCGAGGCCCAGGCCGCCGACCTGCTGGTCGGGCACCAGTACTTCGTGCCGCACGTGACCCCGATCCAGATGCTGAACCGGGCCACCGACCCCATGCTGGCCACGGTCAAACCCCACACCTTCGCGATGCTGCGCGAACTGGACGAGCAGGGGCTGACCAACCACGTCCTAGTGATCACTCGCTGGCACATCGAGCCAGAGGACTGCGCGGTCCTCAACTCGTTCACCAACATCAAGCTCACGATCCTCGTCACGCACTCCGGCATCGACGACGACCGGATCGAACCGGTCGACTCGACCATCGCCGCCGCGTCGCTGCGCACCGCCTACGACCACGCCGAGAACTACCGGGTGGTGCTGTACTGGCGGCCGATCGTGCCCGGCCTCAACGACACGGACGAGCACATCGCCCGCGCGATCGAGCTGAGCCACCACGCCCACGCCACGGTGTTCACCGGCCTGTTCTTCAAGGACCAGATCCGCGACTACTACCAGGCCCACGGGCTGCCCGAACCCTACGAGGACGGCGCCCGCCGCAAGTTCTTCCCGCAGGATCTGGAGAAGCGGATCCTGGCTCACGCCGCGAAGTTCCCGGCCCGGTCGCCGCTGTTCCGCAAGACCTCGTGCGGGGTCGCCTACGCCCACCGGGTGGCCGACTACAACGGCCACTACGGCATCCGCGAGCTGTGCGACATCTGCCCGTCCCGGCAGCTGCAGCGCTGCGCGGACGCGTGGACCCGGCCCGACGAACGGCGGGTCGCCGACATGGCCGCCCGGTTGGGCGGCACCCTGGTCGAGGTCAACGACCGCGCCGTCGTGGTCGCCGGGCTCGACGAGCAACCCCGCTACCTCATGCAGCACGGCCTGGGCTACCAGGTCCACGACATCGCCAAGCCCCACCACCGCCAACAACACGGCCGCGCCGACACAGGCTGGCCGACCGCGATCGCCACGGAGGACCCGCGATGA
- a CDS encoding helix-turn-helix transcriptional regulator, translated as MTEDNPVDIGAIAAALAAEIRRLRKDAGLSQKQLAAQVGYTRQYVSLAERVGCNLPSLELVRALDARLGAGGRLLALREQARADQRAVRHALPASAPTHLPGFASPFTIAFPPARQVEGGRFAISVPAGRFFAGSTITAASYPAVDDGRIVVRVPTGLADDPELRRPGRNLVVGSADGPAGQRLFALDNRAARVRLAKAVDGAPLLIPGAYELDDLTLGVLWAVANLDDALLDDDNALAAAEARLRGFDSSTWSTGGRDLAADLTAVSRMWLGSDFCARHILRHADALQDVPAFWTREQRGEESSTWLLFAHKYDYLARTAATFASTGATPTRTFCVPSGAVTGSLSPERILLLLAVALMESFGIEVQVCAEPEYSSVAGFALDQSRRAIVANWVGHDGVWQVDVTDDRPALREFADAREYADAHSMIAGPTPPARLRALAAYLDLDWAWLTRRCADLGDYGTVGLAQPRSRLLSTAGLDKACRFLGSLGERHGEQ; from the coding sequence GTGACCGAGGACAACCCCGTCGACATCGGCGCAATCGCCGCGGCGCTGGCCGCCGAGATCCGGCGGCTGCGCAAGGACGCCGGGCTGAGCCAGAAGCAGCTCGCCGCGCAGGTCGGCTACACCCGCCAGTACGTGTCGCTGGCTGAACGGGTCGGCTGCAACCTGCCGTCGCTGGAGTTGGTCCGGGCTCTGGACGCCCGACTCGGCGCGGGCGGGCGGCTGCTGGCCCTGCGCGAGCAGGCGCGAGCCGACCAGCGGGCCGTGCGGCACGCCCTGCCCGCATCCGCGCCGACGCACCTGCCCGGATTTGCCTCCCCCTTCACCATTGCTTTCCCACCCGCACGGCAGGTAGAGGGAGGCCGGTTCGCTATCTCCGTCCCAGCCGGCCGGTTCTTCGCCGGATCGACCATCACCGCCGCCAGCTACCCGGCGGTGGACGACGGGCGCATCGTGGTGCGCGTCCCCACTGGCCTCGCCGACGACCCGGAGCTGCGCCGCCCCGGGCGGAATCTGGTTGTCGGCTCGGCCGATGGCCCGGCCGGTCAGCGGCTGTTCGCCTTGGACAACCGGGCCGCCCGCGTCCGCCTGGCCAAGGCGGTGGACGGTGCGCCGCTGCTGATTCCGGGCGCCTACGAACTCGACGACCTGACCCTGGGCGTGCTGTGGGCCGTGGCCAATCTCGACGACGCCCTGCTCGACGACGACAACGCCCTGGCCGCCGCGGAGGCCCGCCTGCGCGGATTCGACAGTTCGACGTGGTCGACGGGCGGCCGGGACCTGGCCGCCGACCTCACCGCCGTGTCGCGAATGTGGTTGGGCTCGGACTTCTGCGCCCGCCACATCCTGCGCCACGCCGACGCCCTGCAGGACGTGCCCGCGTTCTGGACCCGCGAGCAACGAGGCGAGGAGTCCAGCACCTGGCTGCTGTTCGCCCACAAGTACGACTACCTGGCCCGCACCGCGGCCACCTTCGCCAGCACCGGCGCGACACCCACCCGCACCTTCTGTGTCCCGTCCGGGGCCGTCACCGGTTCCCTGAGCCCCGAGCGGATCCTGCTGCTGCTCGCGGTCGCGCTCATGGAGTCCTTCGGCATCGAGGTCCAGGTGTGCGCCGAACCCGAGTACAGCTCCGTTGCCGGGTTCGCCCTCGACCAGAGCCGCCGCGCGATCGTGGCCAACTGGGTCGGCCACGACGGCGTCTGGCAGGTCGACGTGACCGACGACCGACCTGCCCTGCGCGAGTTCGCCGACGCCCGCGAATACGCCGATGCCCACTCCATGATCGCCGGACCGACGCCGCCTGCCCGGTTGCGGGCGCTTGCCGCCTACCTCGACCTGGACTGGGCCTGGCTCACCCGACGCTGCGCCGACCTCGGCGACTACGGCACCGTGGGCCTGGCCCAACCACGCAGCAGGCTGCTGTCCACGGCCGGGCTGGACAAGGCCTGCCGGTTCCTCGGCAGCCTCGGTGAACGGCACGGCGAGCAGTAG
- a CDS encoding asparaginase, translating to MPDAQQANRRVVVFGLGGTIAMTSSDTGGVVPALSAEQLVAAVPGLADTGITVDVVDFRRKPGASLTFDDLTELADAITTRLADSDVDGAVVTQGTDTIEETAYLLDLLHQGPQPLVVTGAMRNPTLAGADGPANVLAAIQVAASPELRGQGCLVVLADEIHAARRVRKTHSTSGATFQSLNGGPLGAVLEGRPRLHNRLADRTTVPAGPRMPGKRVGLATISLGDDGTMMAAADRLDGLVVAAFGVGHVPADLVPLLAKIADRIPVVLASRTGSGSTLRSTYAFPGSERDLLDHGLIGAGFLDPLKSRILLHTLLTADTDRATIAAAFDAAGGHAHPSTWPWSAPTVSQEP from the coding sequence GTGCCTGACGCCCAGCAAGCCAACCGTCGTGTCGTCGTGTTCGGCCTCGGCGGCACCATCGCCATGACCAGCAGCGACACCGGCGGCGTCGTGCCCGCCCTGTCGGCCGAACAACTCGTCGCCGCCGTACCGGGCCTGGCCGACACCGGCATCACCGTCGACGTCGTCGACTTCCGCCGCAAGCCGGGCGCGTCCCTGACCTTCGACGACCTGACCGAACTCGCCGACGCGATCACAACCCGGCTCGCCGACAGCGATGTGGACGGCGCGGTGGTCACCCAGGGCACCGACACGATCGAGGAGACGGCCTACCTGCTCGACCTGCTTCATCAAGGCCCGCAGCCGCTGGTGGTGACCGGTGCGATGCGCAACCCGACTCTGGCCGGAGCCGACGGCCCGGCGAACGTCCTCGCCGCCATCCAGGTCGCCGCCAGCCCCGAGCTGCGTGGGCAGGGCTGCCTGGTCGTGCTCGCCGACGAGATCCACGCCGCCCGCCGGGTCCGCAAGACCCACTCCACCAGCGGCGCCACCTTCCAGTCACTCAACGGCGGCCCGCTCGGCGCGGTCCTCGAAGGCCGGCCCCGGCTGCACAACCGCCTCGCCGACCGCACCACCGTCCCCGCTGGACCCCGCATGCCCGGCAAGCGGGTCGGCTTGGCCACGATCTCCCTGGGCGACGACGGCACGATGATGGCCGCCGCCGACCGGCTCGACGGACTCGTGGTGGCCGCCTTCGGCGTCGGACACGTCCCCGCCGATCTCGTGCCGCTCCTGGCGAAGATCGCAGACCGGATCCCCGTGGTTCTGGCCTCCCGCACCGGATCCGGGTCCACACTGCGCTCCACCTACGCGTTCCCCGGCAGCGAACGCGACCTGCTCGACCACGGCCTCATCGGCGCCGGATTCCTCGACCCGCTCAAATCCCGCATCCTGCTTCACACCCTGCTCACCGCCGACACTGACCGCGCCACGATCGCGGCCGCGTTCGACGCCGCAGGCGGCCACGCCCACCCCAGCACGTGGCCCTGGAGCGCCCCCACCGTTAGCCAGGAGCCCTAG
- a CDS encoding PPC domain-containing DNA-binding protein, with product MRSHDLTLGRSFGVTFDHGEDFFTALAEFCRVNNVRHGYIPSFIAGFAEVDIVGTCDKLDDPNAPVWTKVHLTNVEAFGGGTLAYDPDTDQVLPHIHVAVGLKEHAATGYTSHLLAAEVLFLTEMLVIEVTDPVMRRERRPDLYDVPLLRFVPPVDQS from the coding sequence GTGCGCAGCCACGACCTCACCCTCGGGCGCTCCTTCGGCGTCACCTTCGACCATGGCGAGGACTTCTTCACCGCCCTAGCCGAGTTCTGCCGCGTCAACAACGTCCGCCACGGCTACATCCCCTCGTTCATCGCCGGATTCGCCGAGGTCGACATCGTCGGCACGTGCGACAAACTCGACGACCCGAACGCGCCCGTGTGGACCAAGGTCCACCTGACCAACGTCGAAGCCTTCGGCGGCGGCACGCTGGCCTACGACCCCGACACCGACCAGGTCCTCCCCCACATCCACGTCGCCGTCGGCCTCAAGGAACATGCCGCCACCGGCTACACAAGCCACCTGCTCGCCGCAGAGGTCCTGTTCCTCACCGAGATGCTCGTCATCGAGGTCACCGACCCGGTCATGCGCCGCGAACGCCGGCCAGACCTCTACGACGTGCCCCTCCTGAGGTTCGTCCCCCCGGTCGATCAGTCCTGA